A part of Candidatus Methylacidiphilales bacterium genomic DNA contains:
- a CDS encoding RNA-binding protein produces the protein MKLYVGNLSFQTTDTELREHFGQHGSVTDVHLVMDRETQRPRGFAFVTMGSPAEGQAAISALDGQPLDGRDLTVNEARPMEPRSGGGGGGGGRRDFGGGDRRGGGGGGGGFRGRR, from the coding sequence ATGAAACTCTACGTAGGAAACCTCTCCTTCCAAACCACCGATACCGAATTGCGCGAGCACTTCGGCCAACACGGCTCCGTCACGGACGTCCATCTCGTCATGGACCGTGAAACCCAACGCCCCCGCGGCTTCGCCTTTGTCACCATGGGCAGCCCGGCCGAAGGCCAAGCGGCCATCAGCGCCCTCGACGGCCAACCCCTCGACGGACGTGACCTGACGGTCAATGAAGCCCGTCCGATGGAACCCCGCTCCGGCGGCGGTGGTGGTGGCGGCGGACGTCGTGACTTCGGCGGCGGTGATCGCCGTGGCGGCGGCGGTGGTGGTGGCGGATTCCGCGGACGCCGCTGA